From the Alkalibacter rhizosphaerae genome, one window contains:
- the gltB gene encoding glutamate synthase large subunit, with product MFNAIPKKQGLYDPLMERDACGMGFVAHIKGEKAHDIIDDALTVLENLSHRGASGADEHTGDGAGIMVQIPHDFYKRECQVLGFDLPEEGSYGVGMIFAHRYDDFRQTQKEIFEKIVEEEGQTILGWREVPVDKTEVGEGAKAVMPRFIQVFIEKNKELEDGLSFERKLYVIRKRAEKKIVPMGEEKGGMFYVASLSSKTIVYKGMLTAAQLRRFYLDLSDLDFVSSLAMVHSRFSTNTFPSWERAHPNRYLVHNGEINTIRGNVNWMKARQQCLKSHLFDDLNKVYPIVDETGSDSSMFDNSLEFMYLMGRSLPHAIMMMIPEPWEKNHRMSPEKRSFYEFNNFIMEPWDGPAAMGFTDGTVIGAVLDRNGLRPSRYYVTKDDKVILASEVGVLDIKPENVERKGRLEPGKMLLIDTKQQRIISDEEIKKNIALLHPYDEWATQRITDLKALPTEVEKKTMIPKDLVSLQKAFGYTFEDITKILLPMTVEGIDPLGSMGMDSPLAVLSEKPQMLYLYFKQLFAQVTNPPIDGIREEIVTSASLLLGGSGNLLDPQDPDFNSLFLDHPILNNAQLQTIKKLNNKRLKATTISMLYDPAGEEQTLERALDRICKQADKAMEEGCNILILSDRGVDEKVAGIPALLASSALHHHLIRREIRTRVGIVVESGEPREVHHFCTLIGYGVTAINPYLAFDTINDLHEKGLLEGKTKEAAKESYIKASVKGILKVLTKMGISTMRSYHGAQIFEAIGLKRDLVDKYFTMTPSRLEGIGLKEIAIENRMRHESAFGEGALFKDTLEIGGYFQCKEDGEVHLYNPETVYMLQKACREGDYAGFKAYSQKINNEEIYTLRHLLDFNIRPGDAIPIEEVEPVEDIVKRFKTGAMSYGSISKEAHECLAIAMNRLGGKSNTGEGGEDIERFKPLENGDSKCSAIKQVASGRFGVTSNYLIHAKEIQIKMAQGAKPGEGGQLPGRKVYPSIAKTRHSTPGVGLISPPPHHDIYSIEDLAELIHDLKNANRNARINVKLVSEVGVGTIAAGVAKGKADVILISGYDGGTGASPRTSIRNTGLPWELGLAETHQTLLLNRLRDRVVLETDGKLLTGKDVIVAAMLGAEEFGFATTPLIVLGCIMMRVCNLNTCPVGVATQDEKLRKYFTGKPEYVVNFMEFIAQEMREIMAKMGFRRIIDVVGRSDRLRPKDNVNHWKAARLDLSSLLYQPYVPADTGRYNTSVQNHNLEESLDMQKLLRMCKPALENEKPIRAKLKINNTNRVVGTIIGSEVTRRFGEKGLPEDTIKVVFVGSAGQSFGSFIPQGITLELEGDANDYIGKGLSGGKVLVYPPKNATFVPEDNILIGNVAFYGATSGEAYIKGIAGERFCVRNSGMNAVVEGVGDHGCEYMTGGSVVILGDVGRNFAAGMSGGIAYVLDLDEQNCNNAMVWMEKLGSTQEKDEVKTFIENHVRYTNSTLGKKILHNWSSYSERFTKVIPKDYKRMLENIEKAHQAGLSGDEAWMMAFEENYKDVSRVSGN from the coding sequence ATGTTTAACGCAATACCAAAAAAACAGGGATTGTACGATCCATTAATGGAACGGGATGCCTGCGGCATGGGATTTGTTGCACATATCAAAGGGGAAAAAGCCCACGACATCATCGACGATGCCCTGACCGTTTTGGAAAACTTGAGCCATCGGGGAGCCAGCGGAGCCGATGAACATACAGGTGACGGTGCAGGGATCATGGTCCAGATCCCTCATGACTTTTATAAAAGGGAATGCCAGGTTCTGGGATTTGATTTGCCGGAGGAGGGATCTTACGGAGTAGGGATGATCTTTGCCCACCGCTATGACGATTTTCGCCAAACGCAAAAGGAGATCTTCGAAAAAATTGTGGAAGAAGAAGGTCAAACGATCCTTGGATGGCGGGAAGTACCAGTGGACAAGACGGAAGTCGGCGAAGGAGCCAAAGCCGTCATGCCGCGGTTCATACAGGTTTTTATTGAAAAAAACAAGGAATTGGAAGACGGGTTGTCATTTGAGCGCAAGCTATATGTGATTCGAAAAAGAGCGGAGAAAAAAATCGTTCCCATGGGGGAAGAGAAGGGAGGCATGTTTTATGTAGCCAGTCTCTCTTCCAAGACCATCGTTTACAAGGGAATGTTGACGGCAGCTCAATTGCGGCGATTTTATCTGGATCTGTCGGATCTGGATTTTGTGTCGTCCTTGGCCATGGTCCACTCTCGATTCAGCACCAATACCTTTCCCAGTTGGGAAAGGGCCCACCCCAACCGCTATCTTGTCCATAACGGGGAGATCAATACCATTCGCGGCAATGTCAACTGGATGAAGGCAAGACAACAATGTTTGAAATCCCATCTTTTTGACGATTTGAACAAGGTGTATCCCATCGTGGATGAAACTGGCAGCGATTCTTCCATGTTTGACAACAGTCTGGAATTCATGTATTTGATGGGTCGCAGCCTGCCTCACGCCATCATGATGATGATCCCGGAGCCATGGGAGAAAAATCATCGGATGTCGCCGGAAAAACGCAGTTTTTACGAGTTCAACAATTTTATCATGGAGCCATGGGATGGTCCGGCCGCCATGGGTTTTACGGATGGAACGGTCATTGGTGCCGTACTGGACCGAAACGGATTGCGCCCGTCCCGATATTACGTGACAAAAGACGACAAGGTCATATTGGCCTCTGAAGTGGGCGTGCTGGATATAAAGCCGGAGAATGTGGAGAGAAAGGGTCGTCTGGAACCCGGTAAGATGCTCCTCATCGATACGAAACAACAACGGATCATATCTGACGAGGAAATCAAAAAGAACATTGCCCTGCTTCATCCTTATGACGAGTGGGCAACACAGCGGATCACCGACCTGAAAGCATTACCGACAGAAGTGGAGAAGAAAACGATGATCCCAAAAGATCTGGTATCCCTCCAAAAAGCTTTCGGATATACCTTTGAAGACATCACCAAGATCTTATTGCCCATGACGGTGGAGGGCATCGATCCATTGGGGTCCATGGGAATGGATTCCCCTCTGGCTGTTTTATCGGAAAAGCCTCAGATGCTGTATCTTTATTTCAAACAGCTGTTTGCCCAAGTGACCAATCCGCCCATCGACGGGATCCGGGAGGAGATCGTCACTTCTGCCAGTTTGCTGTTGGGCGGTTCGGGAAATTTACTGGATCCCCAGGATCCCGACTTCAACAGCTTGTTTCTGGACCATCCCATTTTGAACAATGCCCAGTTGCAAACCATAAAAAAATTGAACAACAAGCGTTTAAAAGCCACCACCATCTCCATGCTCTATGACCCTGCCGGGGAAGAACAAACCCTGGAAAGAGCTTTGGACAGGATCTGCAAGCAGGCGGACAAAGCCATGGAGGAAGGTTGCAACATCCTTATTCTTTCCGACCGGGGAGTGGACGAGAAAGTGGCGGGAATACCTGCATTGTTGGCCTCCTCCGCCTTGCATCACCACCTGATCCGACGAGAGATAAGAACCAGAGTTGGCATCGTGGTGGAATCGGGAGAACCCCGTGAAGTCCATCATTTTTGTACACTGATCGGTTATGGTGTTACGGCAATCAACCCCTATCTGGCATTCGATACCATCAACGACCTTCACGAAAAAGGGTTGTTGGAGGGGAAAACCAAAGAAGCAGCAAAAGAGAGCTACATCAAGGCGTCTGTAAAGGGCATTCTGAAGGTTTTGACCAAGATGGGGATATCTACCATGAGAAGCTACCATGGAGCCCAGATATTTGAAGCCATCGGCCTGAAAAGGGATCTGGTGGACAAGTACTTCACCATGACACCTTCCAGACTGGAAGGAATCGGGTTGAAGGAGATCGCCATCGAAAACAGGATGCGCCATGAGAGCGCATTCGGAGAAGGTGCCCTTTTCAAAGACACCCTGGAAATCGGTGGATATTTTCAGTGCAAGGAGGATGGAGAAGTCCACTTGTACAATCCGGAGACGGTGTATATGCTTCAAAAAGCCTGCAGGGAAGGAGATTACGCAGGGTTCAAAGCCTATTCTCAGAAGATCAACAACGAAGAGATCTATACGCTGCGCCACCTGCTGGATTTCAACATCCGCCCTGGAGACGCCATCCCCATTGAAGAAGTGGAACCGGTGGAAGACATCGTCAAAAGGTTCAAAACCGGAGCCATGTCTTATGGTTCCATCAGCAAGGAAGCCCATGAGTGCCTGGCCATTGCCATGAATCGACTGGGCGGCAAGAGCAATACTGGAGAAGGCGGAGAAGATATTGAACGGTTCAAACCTCTGGAAAACGGAGATTCCAAATGCAGCGCCATCAAGCAGGTGGCTTCTGGAAGATTCGGTGTGACCAGCAATTATCTGATCCACGCCAAAGAGATCCAAATCAAGATGGCCCAGGGAGCAAAACCAGGAGAAGGCGGTCAGTTGCCTGGAAGGAAAGTGTATCCGTCCATTGCCAAAACCAGACATTCCACCCCTGGCGTGGGGTTGATCTCACCGCCTCCACACCACGACATCTACTCCATCGAAGATTTGGCGGAGTTGATCCACGATTTGAAAAATGCCAACCGGAATGCAAGGATCAACGTAAAATTGGTTTCAGAAGTGGGTGTGGGGACCATTGCCGCCGGTGTGGCAAAAGGGAAAGCCGATGTGATCCTCATCAGTGGCTATGACGGGGGGACGGGAGCTTCCCCAAGAACCAGCATCCGAAATACCGGATTGCCCTGGGAGCTGGGCTTGGCGGAAACCCACCAGACCCTCTTGTTGAATCGGCTGAGGGATCGAGTGGTTTTGGAAACAGACGGCAAGCTGTTGACCGGCAAGGACGTGATCGTTGCCGCCATGTTGGGTGCAGAAGAGTTCGGATTTGCGACCACCCCGTTGATCGTATTAGGATGCATCATGATGCGTGTATGCAATCTGAACACATGCCCTGTAGGCGTTGCAACACAAGATGAAAAATTGAGAAAATATTTTACCGGAAAGCCGGAATACGTCGTAAATTTCATGGAGTTCATCGCCCAGGAGATGCGGGAAATCATGGCCAAAATGGGATTTCGACGAATCATAGACGTAGTTGGACGATCCGACCGTCTTCGACCAAAAGACAACGTCAACCATTGGAAAGCGGCAAGATTGGATCTTTCCTCCCTTTTGTACCAGCCTTATGTTCCAGCAGATACAGGACGGTACAATACATCGGTCCAAAACCATAATTTGGAGGAGTCTTTGGACATGCAGAAATTGCTCCGTATGTGCAAGCCTGCTTTGGAGAACGAAAAGCCCATCCGAGCAAAATTGAAGATCAACAATACGAATCGGGTGGTCGGTACCATTATCGGAAGTGAAGTGACCAGAAGATTTGGAGAAAAAGGTCTCCCGGAAGACACCATAAAAGTGGTGTTCGTCGGGTCGGCCGGCCAAAGTTTCGGATCTTTCATACCCCAGGGGATCACCTTGGAATTGGAAGGGGACGCCAACGATTATATCGGCAAGGGATTGTCCGGCGGAAAAGTATTGGTGTATCCGCCTAAAAACGCAACCTTTGTGCCGGAAGACAATATTTTGATCGGCAACGTTGCCTTTTATGGGGCAACCAGCGGTGAAGCGTACATCAAAGGCATTGCCGGAGAGCGATTTTGTGTTCGAAACAGTGGCATGAATGCTGTAGTGGAAGGCGTTGGGGATCATGGTTGCGAGTACATGACCGGAGGCAGCGTCGTTATACTGGGAGATGTGGGACGAAATTTTGCAGCCGGAATGTCCGGCGGAATTGCTTATGTATTGGATCTGGATGAGCAAAATTGCAACAATGCCATGGTGTGGATGGAAAAACTGGGATCTACCCAAGAAAAGGACGAGGTCAAAACATTTATCGAGAACCACGTACGATATACCAACAGCACCCTGGGTAAAAAGATCCTGCACAACTGGTCAAGCTACAGTGAGCGTTTTACGAAAGTGATTCCCAAAGACTACAAGAGAATGTTGGAAAACATCGAAAAGGCGCATCAGGCTGGACTTTCCGGCGACGAAGCCTGGATGATGGCATTTGAAGAGAATTACAAAGATGTTTCCCGAGTCAGTGGGAATTAG
- a CDS encoding ABC transporter ATP-binding protein produces MLQVQNIDVHYGKIHAIKNISFEVKHKEIVTLIGANGAGKTTILKTLSKILKPTSGDVIFKGENIKSIQPYNMIKMGLAHAPEGRRIFSQMTVLENLEMGAFIRKETKAQLAQEMEVVFTRFPRLKERRSQTAGTLSGGEQQMLAIGRALMSKPEILLMDEPSMGLAPILVDEIFNIIEEINNAGTTILLVEQNANRALQIADRAYVLETGKIVMQGDAKELMNRDEIKKAYLGG; encoded by the coding sequence ATGCTTCAAGTGCAGAACATCGACGTTCACTACGGCAAAATACATGCCATCAAAAATATAAGCTTTGAAGTGAAGCACAAGGAGATCGTCACCTTGATCGGGGCCAATGGCGCCGGAAAGACCACGATTTTAAAAACCTTGTCCAAAATATTGAAGCCCACCAGCGGGGATGTGATCTTCAAAGGAGAAAACATCAAGAGCATCCAGCCCTATAACATGATCAAAATGGGACTGGCCCATGCACCGGAAGGTCGCCGGATCTTTTCCCAAATGACGGTCTTGGAAAACTTGGAGATGGGAGCTTTCATACGCAAAGAAACCAAGGCCCAACTGGCCCAGGAAATGGAAGTGGTTTTCACCCGTTTTCCCCGATTGAAGGAACGAAGGAGCCAGACTGCAGGAACCTTGAGCGGCGGAGAACAACAGATGCTGGCCATCGGCCGGGCATTGATGTCCAAACCGGAGATCCTCTTGATGGATGAACCTTCCATGGGACTGGCCCCCATTTTAGTGGATGAGATCTTCAACATCATCGAAGAGATCAACAATGCAGGGACCACCATTTTGCTGGTGGAACAGAATGCGAACCGCGCACTTCAGATCGCGGATCGGGCTTATGTACTGGAGACGGGAAAGATCGTCATGCAGGGCGATGCAAAGGAATTGATGAATCGGGACGAGATCAAAAAAGCATATTTGGGAGGGTGA
- a CDS encoding TetR family transcriptional regulator translates to MAQYKKGIETKHRILSSSKKLFYQKGYTQTSCKAICEDAGVNVGLIPYYFRNKNSIASIIYSYFLIDVKEMVQKIILEQGIPYELKYATAVENWVYMSLLLKDDRYKRFYYEICRDHVLIDENTRVIEFFFKLHNNKYNLGFTSNEIKLIRVVSVAAGMSLVEKYAQGYFDMSLESLIEYKIRIMYRELNHTPKDIDEIIKTSYEIFQNLDLVLMENFRLQRKKPD, encoded by the coding sequence ATGGCACAGTACAAAAAAGGTATCGAAACCAAGCATCGGATCCTATCTTCCAGTAAAAAATTGTTCTACCAAAAGGGATATACCCAAACATCCTGTAAGGCCATTTGTGAAGATGCCGGAGTAAACGTAGGACTGATCCCTTATTATTTCCGCAACAAGAACAGCATTGCATCCATCATTTATTCCTACTTCCTGATCGATGTGAAGGAAATGGTCCAGAAGATCATTTTGGAACAGGGTATTCCTTACGAGTTGAAGTATGCCACAGCCGTGGAGAACTGGGTCTATATGAGCCTGCTGTTGAAGGACGACAGATACAAGCGCTTTTACTATGAAATATGTCGCGACCACGTACTCATCGACGAGAATACCCGGGTCATCGAGTTTTTTTTCAAACTTCACAACAACAAGTACAATCTAGGATTTACCAGCAACGAAATCAAGCTCATTCGCGTCGTTTCCGTTGCTGCAGGAATGAGCCTGGTGGAAAAATACGCCCAAGGATACTTTGACATGTCTTTGGAATCCTTGATCGAATACAAGATCCGGATCATGTATCGGGAATTGAATCATACCCCGAAAGACATCGATGAGATCATTAAGACATCTTACGAAATATTTCAAAACCTGGATTTGGTACTGATGGAAAATTTCCGACTTCAACGAAAAAAACCGGATTGA
- a CDS encoding glutamate synthase subunit beta, translating into MGKTTGFLEYDRKEQNKRDPEDRIQDWNEFRIPLSKEEMQVQGARCMDCGIPFCHGGVLLAGMAAGCPVKNLIPEWNDLVYRNQWEEAYKRLERTNPFPEFTSRVCPAPCEGSCTEGYQMESVTISNIEYEIIETAFRNGWVGPATPKRTGKKVAIVGSGPAGLSTAYYLNAVGHRVTVFERNDRPGGLLMYGIPNMKLEKQIVERRIRIMEEAGIDFALNCEIGKTKSAASLVEEFDAVVLCCGATKARGLQVEGADLKGVHYAVDFLTANTKSLLDSNFQDGKYIDPKGKDVLVIGGGDTGTDCVGTAIRHGCNSVYQFEIMPKPADKRDPETNPWPEWPKKQKMDYGQEEAAALYGDDPRQYLINTKRIVGDDLGNVKEVHTVQIEWKKNPAGSMVPVEVEGSEKVWKADLVLMAMGFLGPEDTLVEALHLKRDGRSNILAAYGDFETSEEKVFTAGDARRGQSLVVWAIQEGKLAAKEVDVYLTGKSMIK; encoded by the coding sequence ATGGGAAAAACGACTGGATTTTTAGAATACGACCGTAAAGAACAAAATAAAAGGGATCCGGAAGACCGGATCCAGGACTGGAACGAATTTCGGATCCCTTTGTCCAAGGAAGAAATGCAGGTCCAAGGCGCAAGATGTATGGATTGCGGGATACCCTTTTGCCATGGGGGTGTTCTTCTGGCGGGTATGGCTGCTGGTTGCCCGGTGAAAAACTTGATCCCGGAATGGAACGATCTGGTCTATCGCAACCAGTGGGAAGAGGCGTATAAGCGGTTGGAAAGGACCAATCCCTTTCCGGAATTCACCTCCAGGGTATGCCCTGCCCCCTGTGAAGGCAGCTGTACAGAGGGCTATCAAATGGAATCGGTGACCATCAGCAACATCGAATACGAGATCATTGAGACAGCTTTCAGGAACGGATGGGTAGGACCAGCAACTCCAAAAAGGACCGGCAAAAAGGTGGCGATCGTAGGGTCTGGTCCGGCTGGTCTGTCTACCGCCTATTATTTGAACGCGGTAGGACATCGGGTCACAGTTTTTGAACGCAACGATCGTCCTGGCGGCTTGCTGATGTATGGTATCCCCAACATGAAGCTGGAAAAGCAGATCGTGGAGCGACGGATCCGGATCATGGAAGAAGCCGGCATCGATTTTGCCCTAAACTGCGAAATCGGGAAAACAAAGTCGGCAGCGTCTTTGGTCGAGGAGTTTGACGCGGTGGTCCTTTGTTGCGGTGCCACAAAGGCCAGGGGACTTCAAGTGGAAGGAGCCGATCTGAAGGGTGTACATTATGCGGTGGATTTCTTGACGGCAAATACGAAAAGTTTGCTGGATTCCAACTTTCAAGATGGAAAGTACATCGACCCCAAGGGGAAAGACGTTTTGGTGATCGGAGGCGGCGATACGGGAACGGATTGCGTGGGGACGGCCATCCGGCATGGGTGCAACAGCGTCTACCAATTTGAGATCATGCCCAAGCCGGCGGACAAGCGAGATCCAGAAACCAATCCGTGGCCGGAATGGCCAAAAAAACAAAAAATGGATTACGGCCAAGAAGAGGCTGCGGCCTTGTACGGGGATGACCCGAGACAATACTTGATCAACACGAAACGCATCGTAGGTGATGACCTTGGTAACGTGAAAGAAGTCCACACGGTCCAAATCGAATGGAAGAAAAACCCTGCAGGGTCCATGGTGCCGGTAGAAGTGGAAGGCAGCGAAAAGGTTTGGAAAGCGGATCTGGTTTTAATGGCCATGGGGTTTTTAGGACCGGAAGACACGCTGGTAGAAGCCTTGCACCTAAAGAGGGATGGCCGAAGCAATATTTTGGCGGCTTACGGCGATTTTGAGACCAGTGAGGAGAAAGTGTTTACTGCTGGGGATGCCAGAAGAGGACAAAGCCTGGTGGTATGGGCCATCCAGGAGGGTAAACTGGCGGCGAAAGAAGTGGATGTATATTTGACAGGGAAAAGCATGATAAAATGA
- a CDS encoding P-II family nitrogen regulator: MTKLTKIEIITRNSRLEDLKEGLNAIGITGMTVTQVLGCGRQKGKTEFYRGNEYKIDLLPKVKVEVVVSVVPVDEVVRVAKEVLGSSEIGSGKIFIYELQNVIRIRTGEEGVDALN; encoded by the coding sequence GTGACAAAGCTAACGAAAATCGAGATCATCACAAGAAACAGCAGGCTGGAGGATTTAAAAGAAGGGTTGAATGCCATCGGGATCACCGGCATGACCGTGACCCAAGTGCTGGGTTGCGGGAGGCAGAAGGGGAAAACGGAATTCTATCGGGGCAATGAATACAAAATCGATTTATTGCCAAAAGTCAAGGTGGAAGTAGTGGTATCCGTAGTACCGGTGGATGAAGTGGTACGAGTGGCGAAGGAAGTGCTGGGATCTTCAGAGATCGGTTCCGGAAAAATATTTATTTATGAATTGCAGAATGTCATACGGATACGCACCGGTGAAGAAGGCGTGGACGCACTAAACTAA
- a CDS encoding MFS transporter — translation MNQEKALKKSVINLYGLPSFGFQVMVNMEVFFFAAFLTDFALIPAALAGTVLMITSIFDIVWVPTAGVILDKSNMKWGRYRSWLLVGPPFAAIFFIMQFTKFGNPTMTAVLVSIGFIVSHLIWNVFYAAHIAMNNSMTTVREERISMSSNRGMFNAIGAIAFSYFGTTLINTFGAATTPALGYTLTTILGASIMIITYYTLFFLTKDYGFHGLAKPGGQKADKLSAKEMFGQIVVNPPLIGLMLAELGRYLGRFIIFGLAFYYFKYVIDNLAGLAFFFLGLNVVTFVGALLANPLAKKFGEKVTYMISLSLFVIALLIVWALPMNYTTFLIVMFIGYLGYGMPDALGPAMYGNTADYGEWKTGKNARGFVMSLISMPIKTAIFVRSVIITAILTSAGYIADMAPTEQLINGIKNGIALIPAIFIFFGLIVIFFLYKISPEKQAEMQAEIAARKKDQ, via the coding sequence ATGAATCAAGAAAAAGCTTTGAAAAAAAGTGTCATCAACCTTTACGGATTGCCATCATTTGGTTTTCAAGTAATGGTCAACATGGAAGTTTTCTTCTTCGCAGCATTTTTGACCGACTTTGCACTGATCCCAGCCGCTTTGGCCGGAACCGTTTTGATGATCACCAGTATCTTTGACATTGTCTGGGTGCCGACTGCCGGCGTTATTTTGGACAAGAGCAACATGAAGTGGGGTCGCTATCGTTCCTGGTTGCTTGTGGGACCACCCTTTGCTGCGATCTTCTTCATCATGCAGTTTACCAAATTCGGTAATCCCACTATGACAGCAGTATTGGTATCCATCGGCTTTATTGTCAGCCACTTGATCTGGAACGTTTTCTACGCAGCCCATATCGCCATGAACAACTCCATGACCACTGTTCGGGAAGAGCGGATCAGCATGTCTTCCAACCGGGGGATGTTCAACGCTATCGGCGCCATCGCATTTTCTTATTTTGGAACCACGCTGATCAATACCTTTGGTGCGGCAACTACACCAGCTTTGGGATATACCCTGACCACTATTTTAGGGGCATCCATCATGATCATCACCTATTACACCCTGTTCTTCTTGACCAAAGACTATGGATTTCATGGTTTAGCCAAGCCGGGCGGACAAAAGGCGGACAAGCTCAGCGCCAAAGAAATGTTTGGTCAAATCGTTGTGAATCCACCGTTGATCGGCTTGATGTTGGCAGAATTGGGAAGATACTTGGGAAGATTCATCATCTTTGGTTTGGCTTTCTATTACTTCAAATATGTCATCGACAACCTGGCCGGACTTGCCTTCTTCTTCCTGGGATTGAATGTGGTCACCTTCGTAGGCGCTCTTTTAGCGAATCCATTGGCCAAGAAATTTGGGGAGAAAGTTACTTACATGATCTCTTTGTCTCTGTTCGTTATCGCGTTGCTGATCGTATGGGCTCTGCCAATGAACTACACTACATTCCTGATCGTCATGTTTATTGGTTATTTGGGATATGGAATGCCGGATGCTTTGGGACCTGCAATGTATGGAAACACTGCCGATTACGGTGAGTGGAAAACAGGCAAGAATGCCAGAGGATTCGTTATGTCCCTGATCAGCATGCCTATCAAGACCGCCATCTTCGTAAGAAGCGTCATCATCACTGCCATCCTGACTTCTGCCGGTTATATTGCCGACATGGCACCGACAGAGCAGTTGATCAATGGAATAAAGAATGGTATTGCCTTGATCCCTGCGATCTTTATCTTTTTCGGATTGATCGTTATTTTCTTCCTGTACAAGATCTCCCCGGAGAAACAGGCAGAAATGCAGGCTGAAATTGCGGCACGCAAAAAAGATCAATAA
- a CDS encoding SLC13 family permease has protein sequence MKKSQIIGLILALAILIGMNFLPASETLSIGGRNTLGILFTVIVLLITEPIPIGVTCLLSIPLLVLFKAVPTIPAALGGFTNPIVFFVLASFGISRALTKVPLSNRLLKVLIKTFGKNVKRVMLAVMITIAVVSSVISNVAATAVFISIVLGFLQIYKREEDRRKTGKTFMIALPVAGMIGGMLTPAGSSLNLMTLSFLEELTGASVTFLEWMVIGVPVVLVVLPFAWFILLKIYPVVEIPEKDIMDYVDTLDVPEKMDAKERYVLLLMTIMFTLWILSSWFPVFNITIVALVGFAFLFIPGFEIITWDEFLASVSWPAFFLVGSVITIGGALISNGVSQWLVANFFPQTLNLPTIGIGFVAGIIVFLMLIIVPVAPALIPLLSAPFVGLAVSIGISPVFLMMVLGLTVANCYLLPLDTVPLLTYMTGYYKMQDMPKVTAFIQLFLAVIVAIWVPIALSILGLM, from the coding sequence ATGAAAAAATCGCAAATCATCGGACTCATTTTGGCATTGGCAATTCTGATCGGAATGAATTTTCTGCCTGCGTCTGAAACCCTGTCTATCGGCGGCCGGAATACTTTAGGAATTTTATTTACGGTTATTGTTTTATTGATCACGGAACCGATACCCATAGGGGTGACCTGTTTGTTGAGCATTCCATTGTTGGTGTTGTTTAAAGCCGTTCCGACCATACCGGCGGCATTGGGTGGGTTTACCAATCCCATCGTCTTCTTTGTTTTGGCATCCTTTGGAATATCCAGGGCCTTGACGAAAGTGCCACTTTCCAATCGATTGCTGAAAGTCTTGATTAAAACATTCGGAAAAAATGTAAAACGGGTCATGCTTGCTGTCATGATCACCATTGCTGTCGTTTCTTCCGTCATATCCAACGTGGCAGCTACTGCCGTGTTCATCAGCATCGTTTTAGGTTTCCTGCAGATCTACAAAAGAGAGGAAGACCGAAGAAAGACTGGAAAAACATTTATGATCGCATTGCCGGTAGCCGGCATGATTGGTGGGATGTTGACTCCGGCCGGTTCTTCCTTGAACCTGATGACTTTGAGCTTCTTGGAAGAATTGACGGGAGCGTCTGTAACATTCCTGGAGTGGATGGTCATAGGGGTGCCTGTGGTTTTGGTAGTACTGCCTTTTGCCTGGTTCATCTTGTTGAAGATCTATCCTGTTGTTGAGATACCGGAAAAGGACATCATGGACTATGTGGACACACTGGATGTTCCGGAAAAAATGGATGCCAAGGAACGCTATGTGCTCCTTCTGATGACGATCATGTTCACTCTTTGGATCTTGAGCTCCTGGTTTCCAGTATTCAATATCACCATCGTGGCTTTGGTTGGTTTTGCATTTTTGTTCATTCCCGGATTCGAGATCATTACATGGGATGAGTTTCTGGCCAGTGTCAGTTGGCCGGCATTTTTCCTGGTGGGTAGCGTCATCACTATAGGTGGTGCGTTGATCTCCAATGGAGTCAGCCAATGGCTTGTTGCCAACTTTTTCCCGCAAACGCTGAATCTTCCGACCATCGGGATCGGATTTGTGGCTGGGATCATCGTTTTCTTGATGCTCATCATCGTTCCAGTCGCGCCAGCACTGATCCCATTGCTGTCTGCACCGTTTGTCGGGTTGGCAGTAAGCATCGGCATTTCTCCAGTGTTCCTCATGATGGTGTTGGGACTGACTGTGGCAAACTGTTATTTGCTACCACTGGATACGGTTCCATTGTTGACCTATATGACCGGATACTACAAAATGCAGGATATGCCAAAGGTTACAGCCTTCATTCAGTTGTTTCTGGCAGTTATCGTAGCCATATGGGTACCCATCGCCCTGAGCATATTGGGATTGATGTAA